The Megalobrama amblycephala isolate DHTTF-2021 linkage group LG1, ASM1881202v1, whole genome shotgun sequence genome segment AAAAGTCTTTACCTCACTGTGCGTGCAGATGCACTCATACCTGCCTACTGCCATTCCTGAGCAAGCTCTGCACTGGTGGTGCCCCGATCCCGCGCTAGGAGACAGTCCTGTTGCTTGCTGGACTTTCTTGGGCACCCTGAAGCCTTCTTCACAACAGTTAAACCTCTCTCCTTGAAGTTCCTGATGATCCAATAAATGCTTGATTAAGGTGCAATTCATCTGATCACTCTTCATAACTGTTACATGTTCACCCTGTTTGGACTTCCGTGTCGCACCATTTCCTACCACTAGTCTGTCACCTTAGTTACTGATCAACTTCATTATCTCTACCAGCTGTGTTCAATTACCCACCAAGtttgtctgtgtatttaaagggtttgtttacccaaaaataaaaattctgtcatttattactcaccctcatgccattttacacccgtaagaccttcattcatcttcggaacacaaattaagatattttagttgaaatctgatggctccgtgaggcctccatagggagaaatggacacttcctctctcaagatccattaatctactaaaaacatatttaaatcagttcatgtgagtacagtggttcaatattaatattataaagcgaagagaatatttttggtgcgccaaaaaaacaaacaaaatgacttatttagtgatggctgatttcaaaacactgctttatgaagcatcggagcataaatgaatcatcgtatcgaatcatgaatcggatcacgtgtcaaactgtcaacggctgaaatcacatgactttggcgctctgaacagcgGATTCGATactctgattcatttatgatccaatacttcatgaagcagtgttttgaaattggccatcactaaataagtcattttgggggggttttggcgctccaaaaatattctcttcgctttataatattaatattgaaccactgtactcacatgagccgatttaaatatgtttttagtacctttatggatcttgagagaggaaatgtcattgctccctatggaggcttcatggagccatcggatttcacctaaaatatcttaatttgtgttccgaagattaacgaaggtcttacgggtgtaaaacggcatgagggtgagtaattaatgacaatatttcatttttgggtgaactaaccctttaaaggtggtacaggggatgttttcgtcgactgaatttttcaaatgagcgcatgcgtaagaacaacccccctccttcacagctcatttcaagtgaacgcctcccaaaactcgtgcacgagtatcagaatacgagtgtttaccaccggcattcgctgtgttattaagccgggcacacattttaccactagctaaaacattctgactatgctcaacatacagcgatagtttcctgctcctgaagcagatttatatactttcacatggaatttgaacaccgactgtaatcgcagactaaACGCaactgactggacgcgtttgagcgcgatcagtcataagtatcaatttacattcataatcggccttacaatcattaagccgcgcacacacttaagcCGCCTTTCCACTGCACACGACAAACGACAGCCGTTGGACCGGAagtcattcatttccaatggAGAGTAGTACGGGGGCTGCGTGGAGTTCCGATCATATGCGAATGCGGAAATTTCGGATCCGATTTGAGCTTCGGATGCGTTGAAATATTTGAACTTCTGCGGCTAGACCGTATGCGACCGGCCGACCGGATATGATGTATTCTAGTCAAAACGATGAGCACGAAGTTAGATTTACcaatattttaacactttaacgttattatataaacactatttatttaaaatggtggTTATCAATAattatgtaaaacaaaaaagatattttatgattattaaataaatttttacgTTGAAGCTCTATAAAATCTactagtttgtttttatttcagatgtATTGAGGGTCATTTGCTTTGTATGGATATATTCATGCATGCATTAACGTTACATTCATTAAAATCGTTCAGTTTACCATGGTGGTTGCTGGGTTGGAATAAGCCGAGggtaatgctgcgttcacaccgaacgcgtctggggcgtctgaggcgtctgatttacatgttaagtcaatgtaaacgcgcgtctaggtgtcctgcggcgcgaatcaagcgtctagcgcggcgcgaatcggccgttgacgcgcgaatggcgcggcgcgaattgagcgttcacgcggctgacgcgcgaattgagcgtctgacgcccaaacgcccgagttgaaaaatctgaactttggcgtaaattcgcggcgcgttaaccaatcagggactctgctttggtagtaacgtgtttatgatgtgatcagcggtggagaccagaacaaagatgtcgctgccaccctgagctctatgatgtgtcattatatttttatcgagacaggaataaaaaggaccttgcctggaaaagaataagcgaagaaatcggacaatctggttagttgtaaaactttttgcatgattttagccgttgatacTAGCCCACCTTCAAAATCCGGCCGGCATAACCGAGTTAAATTGCCGCTACAGGTTTCCATCTGacgagattatgtgtttattcagaggatctgtgcagaaagagatgaaagcccctcccatgacgcgaattcgcgtctgaacacactttgtttagacgcgcgaattgagcgaattttacgcgcgtccgaagcgtctgacttcaaaatgttcaagcgtccaactagacgcgtctggcgcgaatttgacgccccagacgcgttcggtgtgaacgcagcataacgGTTGCTTCACTAACGTTACAATTTCAAAGTTCCTTGCGACTGCCACTAGGGGGCGAAATGCGACAATCGGATGCGAATGTCGTGTGCAGTGGAAAGGCGGCTTtggtggattcattatgtcggactctgcagttgttactcctgtctcccgacaaaaacattgcatgcagcgcctgtagagtgtggaaattTACTaaagcgcgcagccgcgcgtctctcacaaggaacgtcatggcagtaattgacaagccagagggccaatccgcgcacgtctctcgcaatggcagtgattgacaagccagagggccaatcgtttacgcgatgatcgcgtaaacgattggctgatgtttttaaggccctacctcgtgcacagatgatgtatattaataatattcctttcagtgcacctaataaataatcttttatcagttattaaagacagtttcaagtaatattgcaaaaatgtataaaacaaaacatcctctttaccacctttaagtCTTGTGTTTTCAGTTCAGTATTGTCCGGTATCGTTCATTGTATGGTTGTGTTTTGCGTTTGCCATTTGTGGATTTCTTTGCCTGTGGATTTATTAAAGACTGTTATTCCTTCATCTTCCTCGTCGTAAGTTTGCTAACAACCATAGCTGTAACAATAACATTCTGGAGTATATGCAAACTGTCGTCATAAAAACTGAGGCAGCAGACTCCAAACAGTTGATAACTGGAATTGTTACTGCTATAAATCTGTGGTGACTTTGTATTAGTCATTACTGCAgtcaaaaattaattaattaattaattgtgtATAAATAGATATGAAATTGAGAGATATgataacattaatatttaagGAAGTAgctacttttttgtttttcttgttaaTTGAAACAGATCGGGATGGGTTTAAATAAGTCTGACTTCCTCCCACTCCGTTTCGAGCAATTGATTAATTATGTTGTTTCTGTAAGGTGAACTTACCTTGTATAATCACATGCTGCTATTGTTTTGTTATATGTCATTATTGCTCgaaataaataattaacagACATATTCTGAAAGCTTCTTACACTGTTTGAGCAACATTAATTTAATACAGTTTTACAATAGTAACAATTACTCTAGTAACTATGGTATCTACATGATTAACTGTTTACAGGAAATTTACATTAATGGACCATTTGCAAAATTATGGAAGAAAGCCCATTGAGCCTGGGAGAAATCTGGGGTATAGCCTACAACACAGGGACAGAAAGACAAGACAATGAAAGATGAACTGAATAAACaatacaaatacagtacaatAGAATTGAATACTCTTAACACACTAAGAATGCTAAATGAAGTATGacataattacattataattaTACTACCAGTAAAAtaatcattataaatgcatttaatgcaGTGTTAGTAACTGGTGATTCAGTGCTGGAACTGACATGTTTGGGTAAACAATGCGTGTTAAATGACAAGaatgtaaaacatgtaaaatGATAAGGCAACATTAATCGTGTATTCCTAgttatgcacacacacacagtcagtaTCCTCACAATGGCCACATTAAAATTTCCTCGGATACAATAACTGATGTCAAATTAAATTTCATCTAGTTTATTCAAGTGTTTGTTGTTACATAAGTTCCTCATTTACACCTGTTTAACAATCATTATCTtttcaaatcacatgattttCTTCTGACAATTCTGCAGTAAGTAAATGTTAAGGTTCATTCTACCACATTGATTCATATCCTTATgtactattttatatttaacttGTCCTCTCAGTGATTCCCGCGGTCACCGAAAACCTGGAATTTAAAAATCATGATGTGTAGGCCTGGAAAAATAatggtaaaataataaaagtcaTTCCTTTCTAGTTAATATACATTTGTATAGTTATGCACTGCCTAAAAATATTTCAGGAAGGATACTGCTCTCTGTGGAGTATTTATAAAAGTCAACATCAGTCTGGAAGTATGGTAACTCATGGTACAAAACACAAAGTGGTCTTCCTCAAAGGGGAAAAGCGAAGCACTGGAGACATTTGTGCACACATATTGACTGGAAAGGTCATAGAAATGTTAGTCAAACAGCATATCGGCCTTCTGTATTTTTATGTAACATGGAAGCATCTAACATActtgataaaataataaatatcccAATATATCTAATGAAAATCAAGCTCTCTATGACAATAACAGGTTCTTTCTCGAGGTGTGCCTGCAGCGACCTGGCAACAATGATGCACTCGTCACTCGGCGGACAGCTGTTGGTCGTCTTCTAGCGTATGCGCTGCTGGTTCTTCATTGAATCTCTGGCACGTGCGCTCATGTCTCCTCATGTTCCCGCTCTGGCTGAAGGTCTTTGAGCACCAGTTGCAGCGGTAAGGCCGTTCTCCGGTGTGTGTACGCATATGCATCCGAAGGTAGTCAAACTTGGAGAAGTTTCTGCCGCACCAGTGACAGATGAAGGACCTATCGTGCAATTTCTTGTGGAGCTGCAGCTTTGCAAAGTCCTTCAACTGCCTTCCACATTTATTACACTTGTATAGCCCATCTTGATCCTGATCTTTTGCTGATGCTCTCCTGGTGAACCGTGTACGAAGGCGATCCTTTCGCTGCGGTCTTCTCAACGCGTCGCTGGCCGTTCTCAGCTGGTGAGCGGCTTCTGAGTCCTGACACGGACCGGCATGGGCAGGGGTAGTAGTAACTGAAGATGTTATTGTGATGATGGTGTCCTCGGGCTCGATCTTAATCCTCGGTGTCGAAACAGTGGGCGAGGTCACATCCCACGTCTCATCTGTACTCGAGCTGTCGAACTGAGGAAAGAGTCGTTGTTCATCTGCATTTTTTTGATGCGCTAGCTCCCTGTCCTCTGCCTCCGTCTTACAGACTGAAGTGACATCTAGTATGCGTGGCTTCAGTTCACTTGGTGAATCTTGACCCTGGTCATCGGCCTCCGTTTGCTGATCCTCTAGGTCTTCTGATTCGACTGGGGACCTGTACCCACGTGATGGTAATTCTGTAGGTGAGACCTCATCAGGTGAGATATAGTGGACTTGTCCTGTATGGTGAAAGCAAGAAAGGATGAAAACGACATTCCCTGATAgtacttattattattagctgCAGTATTGGTCATTTTAAAAGAAGCTAGAGTCATTATATTCATCACATGCGACATAAGTATATCAGGTCTAAGCAACATAAGGATGTACAGAGTGACCTTTTTGGGTGTGGATGGAACTAAATATTTGTAATGGCTGAACGTTTTATCCCATTGAAACCTGTTTGACGTTGAAACCTGTTTGACTCTCTGCTTGGTGTCAGAGTATTGCTGTTGAGGAAATACATTTCACTTAACAAGCATTCAAGTAACACATTGTTCCTTTAATCAAGATAACAAGCACTTCTGTGTCATCATATTTTCATTGTTTCAATGAGATCATAGTTCATGTaccaaatcatttgaatttatttgtttatgttagttgtCAGTTTAACAATTTAAAAGCAAAGCTGTTCTCCATCATTGTCAAATTGTATGAATTgttatacatttacattacatttacatttattcatttggcagacgcttttatccaaagcgacttacaagtgactTACAAGTTATACATTAATTTCACCAAAATTATTGCTGTTATTTGAAATCGAATGGAAATCAGAAATTAGTTTAGTAGACTCAAATTGCATttggttattatagttaaaaatTCTCTTGTTTAGGTAAGACAGTGTggaagtcaaaaaaaaaaagaaagaggtgTGGCTTGTCTATACAACATACAACCAtttaatcagaatcagaaagagcctTTTTGCCTTATTGTTCTCGCACAAACAAAGAATTTTTCTTGGtaaatcaaaagtttggggtcataagattttttccatgtttttaaagtggttagttcacccaaaaatgaaaattgtgtccattattactcaccctcatgttgttccacacccataagaccttcattcatcttcagaacacaaattaagatatttttgataaaatccgatggctcagtgaggcctgcattgccagcaattaacactttcagatacccagaaagttactaaaacatatttaaaacagttcatgtgactacagtggttcaaccttgatgtcatgaagcgacgagaatactttttgtgtgccaaaaaaaacaaaactactttattcaacaatatctagtgatgggtgatttcaaaacactgcttcatgaagcttcacaaattttttgtttcaaatcagtggttcggagcgtgtatcaaactgccgaggtcacgtgatttcagtaaacgaggcttcgttatgtcataagtgttttgaaatttcaatggttcacgtgactttgccagtttgatacacgctctgaaccactgattcgaaacaaaagattcgtaaagcttcgaagcttcatgaagcagtgttttgaaatcacccatcactagatattgttgaataaagtcattatttagtttttttggtgcacaaaaagtattctcgtcgcttcataacattaaggttgaaccactgtagtcacatgaactgttttaaatatgtctttagtagctttctgggcattgaaagtagggctgcacgattaatcgcatgctattctcacgcgcatttcgtcagtaaagccggttccctgattaccgctaaatcgccatcacctgtttttaaacggagcgccttttaatagacggagccgtagttcacggacaagccacgcaatatcgcgttcattatcgcaggcgattcatctgcgatatgaacgcgatattgcgtggctttcagtgacctacggctctgtctattaaatgccgcttcatttgaaagcaggtgatggcgatttagcggtaatcagggaaccggctttactgacgaaatgcgcgtgagaatagcatgcgattaatcgtgcagccctaattgaaagtgttaattatcttgctgtttatggaggcctcactgagccatcggatttcatcaaaaatatcttcatttgtgttctgaagatgaacgaaggtcttacgggtgtggaacgacatgagggtgagtaataaatgacattattttcatttttgggtgaactaaccctttaacccacTTATGCTCACCACAGCTGtctttatttgattaaaaatagagtaaaaaaatataatagtgttaagtattattacagtttacaattactgttttatattttaatatattttaaaatgtaatttattcctataagggcaaagctgaatattcagcatgattactcagtgtcacatgatccttcagtaatcattccaatatgctgatttgttgctcaagaaacattatggTTTTTTTGTATAAACAATGATAggtttttcaggatttttgatggataaagtttaaaagaacagcatttatttgaaatatatatctTTTGTATCATTTCAAATGTATTAATAGTCACTTTTGACAAATTTAATGTgtccgtgctgaataaaagtatttcttttttttttaaagtaatttcttttctttttttaaattaataaccCTGAATATTTGAAACTGTAGTGCATATGTTAGGTACCTGTACATACCTGATGTGTGTTTTTTCATTACTctattcattattcattaataAACATAGATGCAATTTCTTTTCCACTCTCTCACCTCACTGGTCTTGTCGTATCTAGCAATCAAAATACAATATCAtcataattaaacattttaataaaagcctaaataGAATTATAATGGTTtgcaaatttatatatttttacccGTGTTGATAAATCCACGTCCACAAAAGGACATTATATaacttaattaataaataaattaaaaataatctgtaaAAACGATGAATTATTGTGGTGGACTGGTCAAGTTTTCATAACATCTTTCCGAATGGCCCTGCAGCTCTAGCCActgtcctctctctctctctctctccttcatctcaatataaaaatgttattaactTTCTAGAATAAATTGAATATCTATTCAACAGACAAATGATTGTATGATTGTAATTGCTGGACACGACAGAAAAAGACTAGTCCAGTGAGGTGAGACAGAAACTTGGTGGAAAATAAATTACGTCTACGCTTCTGTGTCAGTCAGTTTTACTATTAAACTGCAGTTGATGGGAAAATGCACCCAACATGTGAGTTTAAGCGTGAATTTACCGTTTAAATGTGCCTGATTCCTCCTCAGCACATCCCTCAGCTGTTGTTTCAGCTTCGCGTTTTCTGATCGTGTTTGGGCTGCTTCCTTTTGATAGTCCTTCACCGTCGCTTCCACCTCCACCCAAATCTCACGAATGACAATTGACATTCGCTTCATCAGGTTAGAATGTAACTTATCTAGTCTTGACATTTTACCGAagtataaaaagaaaacaaattcgATAAAACACGCGAATAAAAGCAACTCACTACACTTGCTTCTTCTCCTCTCGTTTCAACAGCTGTACGCAGACGCTAGATGTGtattactgccacctactgtaCTGTAGCGTGCACGAGCAGACATATTTACATTTCTGGATAATATtaaatcttcaaaatattttgcaaataCTAGTTTAATCTGTTTGTATATTTGAAAGGGAATTATATGAGTgaagattattattgtaattagtcaatatattgttttgagATATTTAGTGTCagtgacccttatgactggacaccgtgattttgccaagtaagacatgttcctggatcaacatctttgttgatcctggaacaacattccaatcaaccaatcagatctgaGGGACAAGATTACTGTTTATGTCTACTGTTtaagtttaggcttgcaaccagggttaggtgcttctacatcaatgttattcacctatctttcccctctgattttagggataaattatgggtaggattaggtttaggggtaggaataggtagactaaattttcagactggaacgttgttccaggatcaacaaaatatgttgatccaggaacatgtcttacttggcaaaatcacggtgaccgaAATACGTACATCAATGCACCATTATAAGA includes the following:
- the zgc:66443 gene encoding zinc finger protein 16; translated protein: MSRLDKLHSNLMKRMSIVIREIWVEVEATVKDYQKEAAQTRSENAKLKQQLRDVLRRNQAHLNGQVHYISPDEVSPTELPSRGYRSPVESEDLEDQQTEADDQGQDSPSELKPRILDVTSVCKTEAEDRELAHQKNADEQRLFPQFDSSSTDETWDVTSPTVSTPRIKIEPEDTIITITSSVTTTPAHAGPCQDSEAAHQLRTASDALRRPQRKDRLRTRFTRRASAKDQDQDGLYKCNKCGRQLKDFAKLQLHKKLHDRSFICHWCGRNFSKFDYLRMHMRTHTGERPYRCNWCSKTFSQSGNMRRHERTCQRFNEEPAAHTLEDDQQLSAE